From Rhododendron vialii isolate Sample 1 chromosome 10a, ASM3025357v1, the proteins below share one genomic window:
- the LOC131303390 gene encoding uncharacterized protein LOC131303390 isoform X2: MRPLLPTLHHPSIALPLLLRSFAHSKPQKPPPQPPPPTPPSPPKPPQKSATFTLHDVSWEDPYSWMSSLNDKVAMRHMDVYMEQEEKYTEAVMADSQRLVSKLQSEMASRFASDLSTPPLRWGPWLYYRRIEEGKQYPVLCRRLASLNEEFISHKSPSAGFDFTSGKRIEQKLLDYNQEAGRFGGYAYEELSEVSPDHHFLAYTMYDKDNDYFKLSVRDLNFGSLCSKPQADRVSNLAWAKGGQALLYVVTDQNKRPYRIYCSMLGSNEEDVLLLDEPTENVYVNIRHTKDFRFVAVNTFSTKSSKVFLINAADPLSGLTSVWECEGLAHCIVEHHQGCLYLFTDAAKEGQPVDCHYLLHSPVHTSAPRKWESVLIDDQDLVIEDVDLCNTHLVFILREGRKFKLCSVALPLPNGKGPVYLKELNPQFLPLPKYVSQISPGPNYDYYSSTMRFTVSSPVMPDAVVDYDLSNVKWNIVQQQNMLLDRTRVLYGRTSSASSAENSSISQSLTNKASFEYDHSWNDLDEFYACEHYDVSSCDGVLVPLTIIYSRTRKKRAHNPGLLHVHGAYGELHDKRWRSELKSLLDRGWVIAYADVRGGGGGGKKWHHDGRRTGKHNAINDYISCAKFLTEKDIVQENKLAGWGYSAGGLLVASAINFCPDLFRAAVLKVPFLDPSNTLLYPILPLTPADYEEFGYPGDIDDFRAIQNYCPYHNIQKDVFYPAVMVSSSFNTRIFLSALFAPASNL, translated from the exons ATGCGCCCCCTCCTCCCCACCCTCCACCACCCCTCAATTGCCCTTCCACTCCTCCTCCGCTCCTTCGCCCATTCCAAACCCCAAAAACCTCCTCCCCAACCTCCGCCTCCGACGCCGCCATCCCCTCCCAAACCTCCACAGAAATCCGCTACCTTCACACTCCACGACGTCTCATGGGAAGATCCCTACAGCTGGATGTCGAGCCTCAACGACAAAGTGGCCATGCGCCACATGGACGTTTACATGGAGCAAGAAGAGAAGTACACCGAAGCCGTCATGGCCGACTCCCAACGCCTCGTCTCCAAACTCCAATCCGAAATGGCCTCCCGCTTCGCCTCCGACCTCTCCACCCCTCCTCTCCGCTGGGGCCCATG GCTGTATTATCGGCGGATTGAAGAGGGGAAGCAATATCCTGTGTTGTGTCGGAGATTGGCAAGCTTAAATGAAGAGTTCATTTCACATAAATCTCCTTCTGCTGGTTTTGATTTTACTTCAGGGAAGAGAATTGAGCAGAAGTTGCTTGATTACAATCAAGAAGCTGGAAGATTTGGAG GTTATGCTTATGAGGAATTATCAGAAGTGTCACCAGATCACCACTTTCTTGCATACACAATGTATGATAAGGACAATGATTACTTCAAGTTATCTGTAAGGGACTTGAATTTTGGATCTCTATGTAGTAAGCCTCAAGCAGACCGGGTTTCAAATTTGGCTTGGGCAAAAGGGGGTCAGGCATTGCTTTATGTCGTCACTGATCAGAATAAGAGGCCATATAG GATATATTGTAGCATGCTTGGTTCAAATGAAGAAGACGTATTGCTTTTAGACGAACCTACGGAAAATGTTTATGTAAACATAAGACACACCAAGGATTTCCGCTTTGTGGCTGTAAATACGTTCTCCACTAAGTCTTCCAAG gtatttttgaTAAATGCAGCTGATCCTTTGTCTGGGCTAACTTCAGTATGGGAGTGTGAGGGGCTGGCTCACTGTATAGTTGAGCACCATCAAGGGTGTCTTTACCTTTTTACGGATGCTGCCAAGGAGGGCCAACCTGTTGATTGTCATTATCTTCTTCATAGTCCTGTACATACTTCTGCACCTAGAAAATGGGAG AGTGTACTTATTGATGACCAAGACTTGGTCATTGAGGATGTTGATTTATGCAACACACACTTGGTATTCATCTTAAGGGAAGGTCGAAAGTTCAAGCTTTGTTCAGTTGCTCTGCCCCTGCCAAATGGGAAG GGACCAGTTTATCTCAAAGAGCTCAATCCACAATTCTTGCCTCTTCCAAAATATGTTTCTCAAATCTCACCCGGACCAAACTACGATTACTATTCGTCAACTATGCGCTTTACAGTATCATCACCCGTG ATGCCTGATGCTGTAGTTGATTATGACTTGTCAAACGTCAAGTGGAACATAGTTCAGCAGCAAAATATGCTGCTTGACAGAACAAGAGTTTTGTATGGAAGAACATCTTCTGCTAGCAGTGCTGAAAATTCATCGATCTCCCAAAGTTTAACAAATAAAGCCAGTTTTGAATATGACCACTCATGGAATGACCTTGATGAATTTTATGCCTGTGAGCATTATGATGTCTCTTCATGTGATGGAGTTCTAGTTCCTTTGACTATTATCTATTCACGCACAAGGAAGAAAAGGGCTCATAATCCCGGATTACTTCACGTGCATGGAGCTTATGGAGAGCTGCATGACAAACGGTGGAGAAGTGAATTGAAAAGCCTTCTTGATCGTGGCTGGGTGATTGCATACGCTGATGTCAG aggtggaggtggtggtggtaaaaAGTGGCATCATGATGGAAGGCGAACAGGAAAACATAATGCCATTAATGATTATATTTCCTGCGCTAAATTCCTAACTGAGAAGGACATTGTGCAAGAAAATAAGCTTGCTGGCTGGGGATACAGTGCCGGCGGACTCTTGGTTGCTTCAGCCATTAACTTTTGTCCAGATTTGTTCCGTGCTGCAGTTTTGAAG GTTCCATTTTTAGATCCAAGTAACACCCTTCTCTATCCCATTTTACCACTTACACCTGCTGACTATGAAGAATTTGGGTACCCTGGAGACATTGATGATTTCCGCGCTATACAAAACTATTGCCCATATCATAATATTCAGAAGGATGTTTTCTATCCAGCTGTTATGGTTAGCTCATCATTCAATACAAG AATATTCTTGTCGGCTCTCTTTGCTCCAGCTTCAAATCTTTGA
- the LOC131303390 gene encoding uncharacterized protein LOC131303390 isoform X1, whose protein sequence is MRPLLPTLHHPSIALPLLLRSFAHSKPQKPPPQPPPPTPPSPPKPPQKSATFTLHDVSWEDPYSWMSSLNDKVAMRHMDVYMEQEEKYTEAVMADSQRLVSKLQSEMASRFASDLSTPPLRWGPWLYYRRIEEGKQYPVLCRRLASLNEEFISHKSPSAGFDFTSGKRIEQKLLDYNQEAGRFGGYAYEELSEVSPDHHFLAYTMYDKDNDYFKLSVRDLNFGSLCSKPQADRVSNLAWAKGGQALLYVVTDQNKRPYRIYCSMLGSNEEDVLLLDEPTENVYVNIRHTKDFRFVAVNTFSTKSSKVFLINAADPLSGLTSVWECEGLAHCIVEHHQGCLYLFTDAAKEGQPVDCHYLLHSPVHTSAPRKWESVLIDDQDLVIEDVDLCNTHLVFILREGRKFKLCSVALPLPNGKGPVYLKELNPQFLPLPKYVSQISPGPNYDYYSSTMRFTVSSPVMPDAVVDYDLSNVKWNIVQQQNMLLDRTRVLYGRTSSASSAENSSISQSLTNKASFEYDHSWNDLDEFYACEHYDVSSCDGVLVPLTIIYSRTRKKRAHNPGLLHVHGAYGELHDKRWRSELKSLLDRGWVIAYADVRGGGGGGKKWHHDGRRTGKHNAINDYISCAKFLTEKDIVQENKLAGWGYSAGGLLVASAINFCPDLFRAAVLKVPFLDPSNTLLYPILPLTPADYEEFGYPGDIDDFRAIQNYCPYHNIQKDVFYPAVMVSSSFNTRFGVWEAAKWVARVRERSIYDPQRPILLNLTVDIVEENRYLQCKESALETAFLIKMMNS, encoded by the exons ATGCGCCCCCTCCTCCCCACCCTCCACCACCCCTCAATTGCCCTTCCACTCCTCCTCCGCTCCTTCGCCCATTCCAAACCCCAAAAACCTCCTCCCCAACCTCCGCCTCCGACGCCGCCATCCCCTCCCAAACCTCCACAGAAATCCGCTACCTTCACACTCCACGACGTCTCATGGGAAGATCCCTACAGCTGGATGTCGAGCCTCAACGACAAAGTGGCCATGCGCCACATGGACGTTTACATGGAGCAAGAAGAGAAGTACACCGAAGCCGTCATGGCCGACTCCCAACGCCTCGTCTCCAAACTCCAATCCGAAATGGCCTCCCGCTTCGCCTCCGACCTCTCCACCCCTCCTCTCCGCTGGGGCCCATG GCTGTATTATCGGCGGATTGAAGAGGGGAAGCAATATCCTGTGTTGTGTCGGAGATTGGCAAGCTTAAATGAAGAGTTCATTTCACATAAATCTCCTTCTGCTGGTTTTGATTTTACTTCAGGGAAGAGAATTGAGCAGAAGTTGCTTGATTACAATCAAGAAGCTGGAAGATTTGGAG GTTATGCTTATGAGGAATTATCAGAAGTGTCACCAGATCACCACTTTCTTGCATACACAATGTATGATAAGGACAATGATTACTTCAAGTTATCTGTAAGGGACTTGAATTTTGGATCTCTATGTAGTAAGCCTCAAGCAGACCGGGTTTCAAATTTGGCTTGGGCAAAAGGGGGTCAGGCATTGCTTTATGTCGTCACTGATCAGAATAAGAGGCCATATAG GATATATTGTAGCATGCTTGGTTCAAATGAAGAAGACGTATTGCTTTTAGACGAACCTACGGAAAATGTTTATGTAAACATAAGACACACCAAGGATTTCCGCTTTGTGGCTGTAAATACGTTCTCCACTAAGTCTTCCAAG gtatttttgaTAAATGCAGCTGATCCTTTGTCTGGGCTAACTTCAGTATGGGAGTGTGAGGGGCTGGCTCACTGTATAGTTGAGCACCATCAAGGGTGTCTTTACCTTTTTACGGATGCTGCCAAGGAGGGCCAACCTGTTGATTGTCATTATCTTCTTCATAGTCCTGTACATACTTCTGCACCTAGAAAATGGGAG AGTGTACTTATTGATGACCAAGACTTGGTCATTGAGGATGTTGATTTATGCAACACACACTTGGTATTCATCTTAAGGGAAGGTCGAAAGTTCAAGCTTTGTTCAGTTGCTCTGCCCCTGCCAAATGGGAAG GGACCAGTTTATCTCAAAGAGCTCAATCCACAATTCTTGCCTCTTCCAAAATATGTTTCTCAAATCTCACCCGGACCAAACTACGATTACTATTCGTCAACTATGCGCTTTACAGTATCATCACCCGTG ATGCCTGATGCTGTAGTTGATTATGACTTGTCAAACGTCAAGTGGAACATAGTTCAGCAGCAAAATATGCTGCTTGACAGAACAAGAGTTTTGTATGGAAGAACATCTTCTGCTAGCAGTGCTGAAAATTCATCGATCTCCCAAAGTTTAACAAATAAAGCCAGTTTTGAATATGACCACTCATGGAATGACCTTGATGAATTTTATGCCTGTGAGCATTATGATGTCTCTTCATGTGATGGAGTTCTAGTTCCTTTGACTATTATCTATTCACGCACAAGGAAGAAAAGGGCTCATAATCCCGGATTACTTCACGTGCATGGAGCTTATGGAGAGCTGCATGACAAACGGTGGAGAAGTGAATTGAAAAGCCTTCTTGATCGTGGCTGGGTGATTGCATACGCTGATGTCAG aggtggaggtggtggtggtaaaaAGTGGCATCATGATGGAAGGCGAACAGGAAAACATAATGCCATTAATGATTATATTTCCTGCGCTAAATTCCTAACTGAGAAGGACATTGTGCAAGAAAATAAGCTTGCTGGCTGGGGATACAGTGCCGGCGGACTCTTGGTTGCTTCAGCCATTAACTTTTGTCCAGATTTGTTCCGTGCTGCAGTTTTGAAG GTTCCATTTTTAGATCCAAGTAACACCCTTCTCTATCCCATTTTACCACTTACACCTGCTGACTATGAAGAATTTGGGTACCCTGGAGACATTGATGATTTCCGCGCTATACAAAACTATTGCCCATATCATAATATTCAGAAGGATGTTTTCTATCCAGCTGTTATGGTTAGCTCATCATTCAATACAAG
- the LOC131303390 gene encoding uncharacterized protein LOC131303390 isoform X3 — protein sequence MKSSFHINLLLLVLILLQGRELSRSCLITIKKLEDLEFLGYAYEELSEVSPDHHFLAYTMYDKDNDYFKLSVRDLNFGSLCSKPQADRVSNLAWAKGGQALLYVVTDQNKRPYRIYCSMLGSNEEDVLLLDEPTENVYVNIRHTKDFRFVAVNTFSTKSSKVFLINAADPLSGLTSVWECEGLAHCIVEHHQGCLYLFTDAAKEGQPVDCHYLLHSPVHTSAPRKWESVLIDDQDLVIEDVDLCNTHLVFILREGRKFKLCSVALPLPNGKGPVYLKELNPQFLPLPKYVSQISPGPNYDYYSSTMRFTVSSPVMPDAVVDYDLSNVKWNIVQQQNMLLDRTRVLYGRTSSASSAENSSISQSLTNKASFEYDHSWNDLDEFYACEHYDVSSCDGVLVPLTIIYSRTRKKRAHNPGLLHVHGAYGELHDKRWRSELKSLLDRGWVIAYADVRGGGGGGKKWHHDGRRTGKHNAINDYISCAKFLTEKDIVQENKLAGWGYSAGGLLVASAINFCPDLFRAAVLKVPFLDPSNTLLYPILPLTPADYEEFGYPGDIDDFRAIQNYCPYHNIQKDVFYPAVMVSSSFNTRFGVWEAAKWVARVRERSIYDPQRPILLNLTVDIVEENRYLQCKESALETAFLIKMMNS from the exons ATGAAGAGTTCATTTCACATAAATCTCCTTCTGCTGGTTTTGATTTTACTTCAGGGAAGAGAATTGAGCAGAAGTTGCTTGATTACAATCAAGAAGCTGGAAGATTTGGAG TTTTTAGGTTATGCTTATGAGGAATTATCAGAAGTGTCACCAGATCACCACTTTCTTGCATACACAATGTATGATAAGGACAATGATTACTTCAAGTTATCTGTAAGGGACTTGAATTTTGGATCTCTATGTAGTAAGCCTCAAGCAGACCGGGTTTCAAATTTGGCTTGGGCAAAAGGGGGTCAGGCATTGCTTTATGTCGTCACTGATCAGAATAAGAGGCCATATAG GATATATTGTAGCATGCTTGGTTCAAATGAAGAAGACGTATTGCTTTTAGACGAACCTACGGAAAATGTTTATGTAAACATAAGACACACCAAGGATTTCCGCTTTGTGGCTGTAAATACGTTCTCCACTAAGTCTTCCAAG gtatttttgaTAAATGCAGCTGATCCTTTGTCTGGGCTAACTTCAGTATGGGAGTGTGAGGGGCTGGCTCACTGTATAGTTGAGCACCATCAAGGGTGTCTTTACCTTTTTACGGATGCTGCCAAGGAGGGCCAACCTGTTGATTGTCATTATCTTCTTCATAGTCCTGTACATACTTCTGCACCTAGAAAATGGGAG AGTGTACTTATTGATGACCAAGACTTGGTCATTGAGGATGTTGATTTATGCAACACACACTTGGTATTCATCTTAAGGGAAGGTCGAAAGTTCAAGCTTTGTTCAGTTGCTCTGCCCCTGCCAAATGGGAAG GGACCAGTTTATCTCAAAGAGCTCAATCCACAATTCTTGCCTCTTCCAAAATATGTTTCTCAAATCTCACCCGGACCAAACTACGATTACTATTCGTCAACTATGCGCTTTACAGTATCATCACCCGTG ATGCCTGATGCTGTAGTTGATTATGACTTGTCAAACGTCAAGTGGAACATAGTTCAGCAGCAAAATATGCTGCTTGACAGAACAAGAGTTTTGTATGGAAGAACATCTTCTGCTAGCAGTGCTGAAAATTCATCGATCTCCCAAAGTTTAACAAATAAAGCCAGTTTTGAATATGACCACTCATGGAATGACCTTGATGAATTTTATGCCTGTGAGCATTATGATGTCTCTTCATGTGATGGAGTTCTAGTTCCTTTGACTATTATCTATTCACGCACAAGGAAGAAAAGGGCTCATAATCCCGGATTACTTCACGTGCATGGAGCTTATGGAGAGCTGCATGACAAACGGTGGAGAAGTGAATTGAAAAGCCTTCTTGATCGTGGCTGGGTGATTGCATACGCTGATGTCAG aggtggaggtggtggtggtaaaaAGTGGCATCATGATGGAAGGCGAACAGGAAAACATAATGCCATTAATGATTATATTTCCTGCGCTAAATTCCTAACTGAGAAGGACATTGTGCAAGAAAATAAGCTTGCTGGCTGGGGATACAGTGCCGGCGGACTCTTGGTTGCTTCAGCCATTAACTTTTGTCCAGATTTGTTCCGTGCTGCAGTTTTGAAG GTTCCATTTTTAGATCCAAGTAACACCCTTCTCTATCCCATTTTACCACTTACACCTGCTGACTATGAAGAATTTGGGTACCCTGGAGACATTGATGATTTCCGCGCTATACAAAACTATTGCCCATATCATAATATTCAGAAGGATGTTTTCTATCCAGCTGTTATGGTTAGCTCATCATTCAATACAAG
- the LOC131303391 gene encoding large ribosomal subunit protein uL1-like: MSKLQSDAIREAISQIVAEVKEKKRNFVETIELQIGLKNYDLQKDKRFSGSVRLPHIPRPKMKVCSLGDAQHVEEAEKIELDYMDVEGLKKLNKNKKLVKKLAKKYHAFLASEAVIKQIPRLLGPGLNKVEKFPTLVTHQESLESKVTETKATVKFQLKKVLCMGVAVGNCDMEDKQIFQNVQMSVNFLVSLLKKNWQNVRCLFLKSTMGRPVCIF; encoded by the coding sequence ATGAGTAAGCTACAAAGCGATGCTATAAGGGAAGCCATCTCCCAGATTGTTGCAGAGGTGAAGGAAAAAAAGCGTAACTTTGTTGAGACCATTGAGCTCCAAATTGGTTTGAAGAATTATGATCTACAGAAAGATAAGCGGTTTAGTGGTTCTGTGAGGTTGCCGCACATCCCTCGTCCTAAGATGAAGGTCTGCAGTCTTGGTGATGCTCAACATGTGGAAGAGGCAGAGAAGATTGAATTGGACTACATGGATGTCGAAGGACTAAAGAAGCTtaacaagaacaagaaactGGTCAAGAAGCTTGCCAAAAAGTACCATGCCTTCCTAGCATCTGAAGCTGTCATCAAGCAGATCCCTCGTCTCTTAGGCCCTGGTTTGAACAAAGTAGAAAAGTTTCCAACGTTGGTGACTCATCAAGAATCCCTAGAGTCAAAAGTTACTGAAACAAAAGCAACTGTAAAGTTTCAACTCAAGAAGGTTCTGTGTATGGGTGTTGCTGTTGGCAACTGCGATATGGAGGACAAGCAGATCTTCCAGAATGTTCAGATGAGTGTAAACTTTCTTGTGTCATTGCTGAAGAAGAATTGGCAAAATGTGAGGTGCTTGTTCCTGAAGAGTACCATGGGAAGGCCAGTCTGCATCTTTTAA